In a single window of the Agromyces sp. H17E-10 genome:
- a CDS encoding energy-coupling factor transporter transmembrane component T family protein, translated as MIGVYHPGTSLVHRAPALLKLGLLAVFVTVVAVQSSLVVLGIAAGVTALLFPLARLPFGAVWRQIAPILWVLAFVVPVQWIFSGWEAAATMAIRLLIAVALAALYTLTTPVTATLDAMQLLLRPLRRWVDADRVGLALALAIRCVPLLAEIVREVVEARKARGAEGSVVALAVPVIVRALQTADHLGEALIARGFDD; from the coding sequence ATGATCGGCGTCTATCACCCGGGAACCTCCCTCGTGCACCGCGCGCCGGCGCTCCTGAAGCTGGGGCTGCTCGCGGTGTTCGTCACGGTCGTGGCGGTGCAGAGCTCGCTGGTCGTGCTCGGCATCGCCGCCGGGGTCACAGCGCTGCTCTTCCCCCTCGCGCGGCTGCCGTTCGGCGCCGTGTGGCGCCAGATCGCGCCGATCCTCTGGGTGCTCGCGTTCGTCGTCCCCGTGCAGTGGATCTTCTCCGGGTGGGAGGCCGCGGCGACGATGGCGATCAGGCTGCTCATCGCCGTCGCGCTCGCCGCCCTCTACACGCTCACGACCCCGGTCACGGCAACCCTCGACGCGATGCAACTGCTGCTGCGCCCGCTGCGCCGCTGGGTCGACGCCGACCGTGTCGGGCTCGCGCTCGCCCTCGCGATCCGCTGCGTGCCGTTGCTCGCCGAGATCGTGCGCGAGGTCGTCGAAGCCCGCAAGGCGCGCGGCGCCGAAGGCTCGGTCGTCGCGCTCGCCGTGCCCGTGATCGTGCGTGCCCTGCAGACCGCCGACCACCTCGGCGAGGCGCTCATCGCGCGGGGGTTCGACGACTGA
- a CDS encoding energy-coupling factor ABC transporter ATP-binding protein translates to MSEIVFDRVGHDFDGETVVDDVSLVLGERRIGIVGANGSGKSTLARMVNGLIVPKRGRVSVDGLDVARRGRDVRRKVGFVFTNADNQIVMPTVREDVAFTLRRHKLPRDEAEARVDAVLDRFGLSPLADRPAHRLSGGQKQLLALASVLVAEPSIVVADEPTTLLDARNARMVADHFAALDQQLVVVTHQLDLVEDFDRVIVVEAGRIVADDEPTTALDAYRALIG, encoded by the coding sequence ATGAGCGAGATCGTCTTCGACCGCGTCGGCCACGACTTCGACGGCGAGACCGTCGTCGACGACGTCTCGCTCGTGCTCGGCGAGCGGCGCATCGGCATCGTCGGCGCGAACGGCTCGGGCAAGTCGACGCTCGCCCGCATGGTGAACGGGCTCATCGTGCCCAAGCGCGGCCGCGTGTCCGTCGACGGGCTCGACGTCGCCCGCCGGGGCCGTGACGTCCGCCGCAAGGTCGGCTTCGTCTTCACGAACGCCGACAACCAGATCGTGATGCCGACGGTGCGCGAGGACGTCGCGTTCACGCTGCGACGGCACAAGCTGCCCCGCGACGAAGCCGAGGCCCGCGTCGACGCGGTGCTCGACCGCTTCGGGCTCAGCCCGCTCGCCGACCGACCGGCGCACCGCCTCTCCGGCGGGCAGAAGCAGCTGCTCGCCCTCGCGTCGGTGCTCGTCGCCGAGCCGTCGATCGTCGTCGCCGATGAACCTACGACGCTCCTCGACGCGCGCAACGCCCGCATGGTGGCCGACCACTTCGCCGCGCTCGACCAGCAGCTCGTCGTCGTGACCCACCAACTCGACCTCGTCGAGGACTTCGACCGCGTCATCGTCGTCGAGGCCGGCCGAATCGTCGCCGACGACGAGCCAACAACCGCGCTCGACGCCTACCGGGCGCTCATCGGATGA
- a CDS encoding thiolase family protein, giving the protein MTSTAPVIVAARRTPIGTAGRGFARHSVDALAAPVLAAVAGSVASSGLPVDDVVLGNCMGPGGDLARVAALRAGLGTSVPGVTVDRQCGSGLDAVMQAAARVSSGDARLVLAGGAESASTAPHRVWPDTGARYARAPFAPVGFADPDMGPAAEHLARVRDISRARQDAWALRSHAAALRARSAGAFDAELVAVDAVDSDDRPRAMSAEVLARFAPAFAIDDLAGEGAATPRGTVTAGNSCGFSDGAAAMAVTLPEVARELGLPGLRVRASAVAAGDPALPGIGAAPAAARALERAGLTARDLGAVEITEAFAAQVIAVVDELGLDEAIVNADGGAIALGHPWGASGAVLLVRLAARLAASDDDRPALAACSIGGGQGIAMIVERVA; this is encoded by the coding sequence ATGACGTCGACTGCCCCCGTGATCGTCGCCGCCCGGCGCACCCCCATCGGCACGGCCGGGCGGGGCTTCGCCCGGCACTCGGTCGACGCGCTCGCCGCGCCCGTGCTCGCGGCCGTCGCGGGCTCGGTCGCGTCATCCGGACTGCCCGTCGACGACGTCGTGCTCGGCAACTGCATGGGCCCCGGGGGCGACCTCGCCCGTGTGGCGGCGCTGCGCGCCGGGCTCGGCACGTCGGTGCCGGGCGTGACGGTCGACCGGCAGTGCGGATCGGGTCTCGATGCCGTCATGCAGGCGGCTGCGCGTGTCAGCTCGGGCGATGCGCGCCTCGTGCTCGCGGGAGGCGCCGAGTCGGCGTCGACCGCACCGCACCGGGTGTGGCCCGACACGGGTGCGCGTTACGCCCGCGCACCCTTCGCGCCCGTCGGCTTCGCCGACCCCGACATGGGCCCCGCCGCCGAGCACCTCGCCCGGGTCCGCGACATCTCACGGGCGAGGCAGGACGCGTGGGCGCTGCGCTCGCACGCCGCAGCGCTGCGCGCCCGGTCGGCGGGCGCCTTCGACGCCGAACTCGTCGCCGTCGACGCCGTCGACAGCGACGACCGGCCGCGCGCGATGAGCGCCGAGGTGCTGGCTCGGTTCGCACCCGCCTTCGCGATCGACGACCTCGCCGGCGAGGGCGCCGCGACACCGCGCGGCACCGTCACCGCCGGCAACTCGTGCGGATTCTCCGACGGCGCCGCCGCCATGGCGGTCACGCTGCCCGAGGTCGCCCGCGAGCTCGGGCTGCCCGGCCTCCGCGTGCGCGCGTCCGCGGTCGCCGCCGGTGATCCGGCCCTTCCGGGCATCGGCGCGGCGCCGGCGGCCGCCCGCGCGCTCGAACGTGCAGGCCTCACCGCCCGCGATCTCGGGGCCGTGGAGATCACCGAGGCGTTCGCCGCGCAGGTGATCGCCGTCGTCGACGAGCTCGGGCTCGACGAGGCGATCGTGAACGCCGACGGCGGGGCGATCGCGCTCGGCCACCCCTGGGGCGCCTCGGGCGCCGTGCTGCTCGTGCGGCTCGCGGCGCGGCTCGCAGCTTCCGACGACGACCGGCCCGCCCTCGCCGCCTGCTCGATCGGCGGCGGCCAGGGCATCGCGATGATCGTGGAGCGGGTCGCATGA
- a CDS encoding AMP-binding enzyme, which translates to MSGWLRGPHEAVALAFDGDVVRMGELADAVAAVDLPGDGPIGCPAGMPPAALITTVLAALERGRPVLVGGDDDDASNIARDLPAGAELVLLTSGSSGPRSTPRAVARTEHSWLASAAPLAQIVGLEAADRVAVTGPLHVSMHLYAALHALWAGASVGDRVADATVVHATPTRLARLLDGPLTARTVVVAGAVLDDSLRERAGRRLRLVEYYGAAELSFVAAGGPDGLTAFPGVELDLRPVAAGLELWARSPYLALGTTGGGMLRRDAAGFATVGDLVEPTHDGAFTVLGRGDSAITTAGATVIAERVERVLETLPGVASAAVVGEPHALLGERVVAVVELERPESAGGAPGDATSDATAPVDAAATATALAAAARRHLDAAELPRRWIFRPLPRTASGKVARGRVRAAVVAGDFGEAQARTAADDAAAEHVAAEHVADEDAAAEFAAGHHTESEQA; encoded by the coding sequence GTGAGCGGGTGGCTGCGGGGACCGCACGAGGCCGTCGCCCTCGCGTTCGACGGCGACGTCGTGCGCATGGGCGAGTTGGCCGACGCGGTCGCCGCGGTCGATCTGCCGGGCGACGGCCCGATCGGATGCCCCGCCGGCATGCCGCCCGCAGCCCTCATCACGACCGTGCTCGCCGCGCTCGAACGGGGCCGGCCCGTGCTCGTCGGCGGTGACGACGACGACGCCAGCAACATCGCACGCGACCTGCCGGCCGGTGCCGAACTGGTGCTGCTCACCTCGGGCTCGTCGGGCCCGCGCTCGACCCCGCGCGCGGTCGCGCGCACCGAGCATTCATGGCTCGCGTCGGCGGCTCCGCTCGCCCAGATCGTCGGGCTCGAGGCAGCCGACCGGGTCGCGGTCACCGGCCCCCTGCACGTCTCCATGCATCTCTACGCGGCGCTGCACGCACTGTGGGCCGGTGCCTCGGTCGGCGACCGGGTCGCGGACGCGACGGTCGTGCACGCCACGCCGACCCGGCTCGCGCGCCTGCTCGACGGACCGCTGACCGCTCGCACCGTCGTCGTCGCCGGTGCCGTGCTCGACGATTCGCTGCGCGAGCGCGCCGGCCGCCGACTGCGGCTCGTGGAGTACTACGGGGCCGCTGAACTCTCGTTCGTCGCCGCCGGCGGACCCGACGGGCTCACCGCGTTCCCGGGCGTCGAGCTCGACCTGCGCCCCGTCGCCGCCGGGCTGGAGCTCTGGGCGCGGTCGCCCTACCTCGCACTCGGCACGACCGGCGGCGGGATGCTCCGGCGCGACGCCGCCGGGTTCGCCACGGTCGGCGACCTCGTCGAGCCGACGCACGACGGAGCGTTCACGGTGCTCGGCCGGGGGGATTCGGCGATCACGACCGCGGGTGCGACCGTGATCGCCGAGCGCGTCGAACGCGTGCTCGAGACGCTGCCGGGCGTCGCATCGGCCGCCGTCGTCGGCGAACCGCACGCGCTGCTCGGCGAGCGCGTCGTGGCGGTCGTCGAGCTCGAGCGGCCCGAGTCGGCGGGCGGTGCACCGGGCGATGCGACGAGTGACGCCACGGCACCGGTCGATGCCGCGGCGACCGCGACCGCCCTCGCCGCGGCCGCACGGCGGCATCTCGACGCAGCCGAGCTTCCGCGCCGGTGGATCTTCCGGCCGCTTCCGCGCACGGCCTCCGGCAAGGTGGCGCGCGGCCGGGTGCGCGCCGCCGTCGTCGCCGGGGACTTCGGCGAGGCGCAGGCGCGCACGGCAGCCGACGATGCGGCCGCCGAGCACGTGGCCGCCGAGCACGTGGCCGACGAAGATGCGGCCGCCGAGTTCGCGGCCGGACACCACACCGAGAGCGAGCAAGCATGA
- a CDS encoding biotin transporter BioY, giving the protein MSTAPSSTPPAADEAVAAAAPQRRHTARDLAQIAVFTGLIAALGLPGAIYLGSTAVPITFQTLGVMLAGAILGVRKGFLSVLLLIALVAAGLPLLSGGRGGLGVFVGPSVGYLLGWLVGVVVIGWATARLLPRYRLLPALLWTALGGIVAIYAVGVPVLAVITGTPIGVAAAGALLFLPGDAIKVVITVLVAKGVHRAWPGLIEPKPWPWARRAAAVDAARGREVDAA; this is encoded by the coding sequence ATGAGCACCGCACCGAGCAGCACCCCGCCCGCCGCAGACGAGGCGGTCGCGGCCGCCGCACCGCAGCGTCGCCACACCGCCCGCGACCTCGCCCAGATCGCCGTCTTCACGGGCCTCATCGCGGCGCTCGGACTGCCCGGGGCGATCTATCTCGGCAGCACGGCCGTGCCGATCACGTTCCAGACGCTCGGCGTCATGCTCGCGGGCGCCATCCTCGGCGTGCGCAAGGGCTTCCTCTCGGTGCTGCTGCTCATCGCGCTCGTCGCGGCCGGGCTGCCGCTGCTCTCGGGTGGTCGAGGCGGACTCGGCGTCTTCGTGGGGCCGTCGGTCGGCTACCTGCTCGGTTGGCTCGTCGGCGTCGTCGTCATCGGCTGGGCGACCGCCCGCCTGCTCCCCCGCTACCGCCTCCTGCCGGCGCTGCTCTGGACCGCCCTCGGCGGCATCGTCGCGATCTACGCCGTCGGCGTTCCCGTGCTGGCCGTCATCACGGGCACCCCGATCGGCGTGGCCGCCGCGGGCGCCCTGCTGTTCCTGCCGGGCGATGCGATCAAGGTCGTCATCACCGTGCTCGTCGCGAAGGGCGTGCACCGCGCCTGGCCGGGCCTCATCGAGCCCAAGCCGTGGCCGTGGGCCCGCCGCGCGGCGGCCGTCGACGCGGCGCGCGGCCGGGAGGTCGACGCCGCGTGA
- a CDS encoding TetR/AcrR family transcriptional regulator, whose translation MPSDATLPTRARASDELLHAALEQFATVGFTGTSLQQIADHAGYSKSSVLYHYASKEALLEAGITPAIERLEVLVAEFAEGRRSDAARGAFIGRFVDLLLGERLAVHLFVSQGYSLGDIPIVERGNAAIRVLADAICTGASLAEQMRFGVALAGATYALVAGATFFDDDEMSALMNTHSDDEVREALVEVLTELLIPADGRPTR comes from the coding sequence ATGCCCTCCGATGCGACCCTACCGACGCGCGCCCGCGCCTCCGACGAGCTGCTGCACGCCGCGCTCGAGCAGTTCGCGACCGTCGGGTTCACCGGCACGTCGCTGCAGCAGATCGCCGACCACGCCGGCTACTCGAAGTCGAGCGTGCTCTACCACTACGCCTCGAAGGAGGCGCTGCTCGAGGCCGGCATCACGCCCGCGATCGAACGGCTCGAGGTGCTCGTCGCCGAGTTCGCCGAGGGGCGCCGCTCCGACGCCGCGCGCGGCGCGTTCATCGGACGCTTCGTCGACCTGCTGCTCGGTGAGCGCCTCGCCGTGCACCTCTTCGTGAGCCAGGGCTACTCGCTCGGGGACATCCCGATCGTCGAACGCGGCAACGCCGCGATCCGCGTGCTCGCCGACGCGATCTGCACGGGCGCCTCGCTCGCCGAGCAGATGCGCTTCGGCGTCGCGCTCGCGGGCGCGACCTATGCGCTCGTCGCCGGGGCGACGTTCTTCGACGACGACGAGATGAGCGCCCTGATGAACACCCACTCCGACGACGAGGTGCGCGAAGCGCTCGTCGAGGTCCTCACCGAACTGCTGATCCCGGCCGACGGCCGGCCGACCCGATAA
- a CDS encoding MMPL family transporter, with amino-acid sequence MALLLHRIGRFAYRRAWLVIVAWVVALGAMLGTGVALGGQLQDSFAIPGTESQQAIDQLAAVFPQTAGAQAKAVVEAPEGASVEDATSKGAIEDMEAALEDIDGISSVLGPFDEYAGDQISGDERTAYIQITFDGQVTDVTPETLDAVTATGEIGTDAGLKVAFGGDVFQETSFGLTITEALGVLFAAVVLIITFGSLLAAGMPLLTALVGVGTAVGGITIVAAFATVSSTAPMLAVMIGLAVGIDYALFILSRHRNQLARGQDPEESAAEAVATAGGAVVFAGLTVIIALLGLLVVGIPFLSVMGVGAAFAVFIAVAGAVTLLPALLGVFKRKLTPKPGSRAHRRANTADEGGKRTMGRRWVDLVLKAPVVFVIAVVGILGAAAVPALSLDLNLPNGSGEAGSTQREAYEMIDDGFGPGYNGPLIVTVDITQTTDIFGDLDAIGARIGELDDVAFVGDGLPNETVDTAIIQVVPESAPDSPQTKELVASIRDLAPSIEQDFGTPIAVTGFTAVAIDISNRLADALVPFALIVVGLSIVLLLMVFRSVFVPIKAALGFLLSAFGAIGVTVAIFQWGWFADLLHVEPGPILSFLPILLMAVLFGLAMDYEVFLVSGMREEFVKTKEPRTSIVHGFQHAARVVTAAALIMFFVFFAFVPEGSGVIKGIAFALAIGVAFDAFLVRMTLVPAAMALAGKAAWWLPKWLARILPDVDIEGEGLRAHLEQAEWAAARPAAVNLDEAVFGLPERPIGPLTTEVPAGGVLVVRGEAVDRRVVAATLAGRLAPVSGRVAVQGMPLPTGAGQVMRQVAMAELASDAPTGSTVGELVATRLDATRPWYRLSPSNALVREWVDRAAAALGADRTRLGVDTPLAALGAEARTVVAVAAALAERPKAVVLDIDDDPGDASDELWAALGRLVPAQVTLVVGLGDGACAPDNTPELAARGIRTITPVSRTLEAQR; translated from the coding sequence ATGGCTCTGCTCCTCCACCGCATCGGTCGATTCGCCTACCGGCGCGCCTGGCTCGTGATCGTCGCCTGGGTCGTCGCACTCGGCGCGATGCTCGGCACGGGCGTCGCGCTCGGCGGCCAGCTGCAGGACTCGTTCGCCATCCCCGGCACCGAGTCGCAGCAGGCCATCGACCAGCTCGCCGCCGTCTTCCCGCAGACGGCGGGCGCGCAGGCGAAGGCCGTCGTCGAAGCCCCCGAAGGGGCATCCGTCGAGGATGCGACCTCGAAGGGCGCCATCGAGGACATGGAGGCCGCCCTCGAGGACATCGACGGCATCTCGAGCGTGCTCGGGCCGTTCGACGAGTACGCGGGCGACCAGATCTCGGGCGACGAGCGCACCGCGTACATCCAGATCACGTTCGACGGCCAGGTCACCGACGTGACCCCCGAGACGCTCGACGCCGTCACCGCGACGGGCGAGATCGGCACCGACGCGGGCCTGAAGGTCGCCTTCGGCGGCGACGTCTTCCAGGAGACGAGCTTCGGCCTCACCATCACCGAGGCGCTCGGCGTCCTGTTCGCCGCGGTCGTGCTCATCATCACGTTCGGGTCGCTGCTGGCGGCCGGGATGCCGCTGCTCACGGCCCTCGTGGGCGTGGGCACCGCCGTCGGCGGCATCACGATCGTCGCCGCGTTCGCCACGGTCTCGTCGACCGCGCCCATGCTCGCCGTCATGATCGGACTCGCGGTCGGCATCGACTACGCGCTGTTCATCCTGTCGCGGCACCGCAACCAGCTCGCTCGCGGCCAGGACCCCGAGGAGAGCGCCGCCGAGGCGGTCGCGACGGCGGGCGGCGCGGTCGTCTTCGCCGGCCTCACCGTCATCATCGCCCTCCTCGGCCTGCTCGTCGTCGGCATCCCGTTCCTCAGCGTCATGGGCGTCGGCGCCGCGTTCGCCGTGTTCATCGCAGTCGCAGGCGCGGTCACGCTCCTGCCGGCCCTGCTCGGCGTCTTCAAGCGCAAGCTCACGCCGAAGCCCGGCAGCCGGGCGCACCGCCGGGCGAACACCGCCGACGAAGGCGGCAAGCGCACGATGGGCCGCCGCTGGGTCGACCTCGTGCTGAAGGCGCCCGTCGTGTTCGTGATCGCCGTCGTCGGCATCCTCGGCGCGGCCGCCGTGCCCGCACTCAGCCTCGACCTCAACCTGCCGAACGGCTCGGGCGAGGCGGGGTCGACGCAGCGCGAGGCCTACGAGATGATCGACGACGGATTCGGACCCGGGTACAACGGTCCCCTCATCGTCACGGTCGACATCACCCAGACGACCGACATCTTCGGCGACCTCGACGCGATCGGCGCCCGCATCGGCGAGCTCGACGACGTCGCCTTCGTCGGCGACGGCCTGCCGAACGAGACGGTCGACACGGCCATCATCCAGGTCGTCCCCGAGTCGGCGCCCGACTCGCCGCAGACGAAGGAGCTGGTCGCCTCGATCCGCGATCTCGCGCCGTCGATCGAGCAGGACTTCGGCACACCGATCGCGGTGACCGGCTTCACCGCCGTCGCGATCGACATCTCGAACCGCCTCGCCGACGCGCTCGTGCCGTTCGCGCTCATCGTGGTCGGGCTCTCGATCGTGCTGCTGCTCATGGTGTTCCGCTCGGTCTTCGTGCCGATCAAGGCCGCGCTCGGCTTCCTGCTGTCGGCGTTCGGCGCCATCGGCGTGACGGTCGCGATCTTCCAGTGGGGATGGTTCGCCGACCTCCTGCACGTCGAGCCGGGGCCGATCCTGAGCTTCCTCCCGATCCTGCTCATGGCGGTGCTGTTCGGCCTCGCGATGGACTACGAGGTGTTCCTCGTCTCGGGCATGCGCGAGGAGTTCGTGAAGACGAAGGAGCCGCGCACGTCGATCGTGCACGGATTCCAGCACGCGGCTCGTGTCGTCACGGCCGCCGCGCTCATCATGTTCTTCGTCTTCTTCGCGTTCGTGCCCGAGGGCTCGGGCGTGATCAAGGGCATCGCGTTCGCGCTCGCGATCGGCGTCGCATTCGACGCCTTCCTCGTGCGCATGACGCTCGTGCCGGCAGCCATGGCGCTCGCCGGCAAGGCGGCGTGGTGGCTGCCGAAGTGGCTCGCCCGCATCCTGCCCGACGTCGACATCGAGGGTGAGGGCCTGCGCGCCCACCTCGAGCAGGCGGAATGGGCGGCGGCGCGACCGGCCGCGGTCAACCTCGACGAGGCCGTGTTCGGCCTGCCCGAGCGGCCGATCGGCCCACTCACGACGGAGGTGCCCGCAGGCGGCGTTCTCGTCGTGCGCGGCGAGGCCGTCGACCGGCGCGTCGTCGCGGCCACGCTCGCGGGCCGGCTCGCCCCCGTCTCGGGCCGGGTCGCCGTGCAGGGGATGCCGCTGCCGACGGGTGCCGGACAGGTGATGCGCCAGGTCGCGATGGCCGAGCTCGCCTCCGACGCCCCGACCGGGTCGACCGTCGGCGAGCTCGTCGCGACCAGGCTCGACGCCACCCGCCCGTGGTACCGCCTCTCGCCGTCGAACGCGCTCGTGCGCGAGTGGGTCGATCGCGCGGCGGCCGCACTCGGCGCCGACCGCACCCGTCTCGGCGTCGACACGCCGCTCGCCGCACTCGGTGCGGAGGCCCGCACGGTCGTCGCCGTGGCGGCCGCGCTCGCCGAACGACCGAAGGCCGTCGTCCTCGACATCGACGACGACCCGGGCGACGCGAGCGACGAACTGTGGGCCGCGCTCGGTCGGCTCGTGCCGGCGCAGGTCACCCTCGTCGTCGGGCTCGGCGACGGGGCGTGCGCACCCGACAACACGCCCGAGCTCGCGGCTCGCGGCATCCGAACCATCACCCCCGTCTCTCGCACCCTGGAGGCACAGCGATGA
- a CDS encoding YhgE/Pip domain-containing protein has translation MNSRLARLFGSTPAQRRVRYGVLVGAVIAVPLAVAGLVSGALGDTGENLEQIPAIVVNNDEMVTMTLPDGTDQPVLAGRQLVTELTGPDTAGFDWTISNDEEAADKLASGEAYAVLTIPADFSKSVTSISGESPTRANLDIRTDDAHGYLTGSVAQSVGDAMSTAFGRELTTQYLEGFYGNLAKMGGSLGDAADGAAQLSSGAGSLSTGIGQLADGVGQSAAGASDAAAGASAYADGVAQYTDGVDGIASGLSSYSSGVAQYTQGVDGIAGGLSDLAQQTATLGEFGTGVVGYTAGVTDLSDNYAALEPGLLGLIDQNVKAATGGTANCTADPRPEALKQICKLRDGVVGIGEGAEALSASGAQLAQGGAGMPALQTGIAQLSAGATKLAEGSAGVSGGAAQLASGAQQLSAGSAGLSDGATGLASGIGQLAGGLDQLATGADGAATGATKLATGADSLADGLASGAKEAQKLGDIDAEKTADVVAEPVSVDTSRENEIGSTSEVIGMLFVPIGLWLGAMALFLVFRPFGREALRSTASTGGLVWRALARAGLIALAQAVAVVLLLHAGMGVSWSLLPQTLAFSALLALAFTALHAFFTAWLGRAGLLVSLVLVALQLTSTGGLVPIEVLSGPYQAISPFLPLTWAVQGMQAIVSGAGGGAVAGAAGVIALFGVIGVVGTAIVVGRRRGIRSIGFAAAALG, from the coding sequence ATGAACTCCCGACTCGCCCGCCTGTTCGGCTCGACCCCCGCCCAGCGCCGCGTGCGCTACGGCGTGCTCGTCGGCGCCGTGATCGCCGTGCCCCTCGCCGTGGCCGGCCTCGTCTCCGGTGCGCTCGGCGACACCGGTGAGAACCTCGAGCAGATCCCGGCCATCGTCGTGAACAACGACGAGATGGTCACGATGACCCTGCCCGACGGCACCGACCAGCCCGTACTCGCCGGTCGCCAGCTCGTGACCGAGCTCACCGGGCCCGACACGGCCGGATTCGACTGGACCATCTCGAACGACGAGGAGGCGGCCGACAAGCTCGCCTCCGGCGAGGCGTACGCGGTGCTCACCATCCCCGCCGACTTCTCGAAGTCGGTCACGTCGATCTCGGGCGAGTCGCCGACGCGCGCGAACCTCGACATCCGCACCGACGACGCGCACGGCTACCTCACCGGCTCGGTCGCCCAGTCGGTGGGCGACGCCATGTCGACCGCGTTCGGGCGCGAGCTCACGACCCAGTACCTCGAGGGCTTCTACGGCAACCTCGCGAAGATGGGCGGGTCGCTCGGCGACGCCGCCGACGGTGCGGCGCAGCTCTCGAGCGGCGCCGGGTCGCTCTCGACCGGAATCGGCCAGCTCGCCGACGGCGTCGGGCAGTCGGCCGCCGGCGCCTCGGATGCCGCGGCCGGGGCTTCCGCGTACGCCGACGGCGTCGCGCAGTACACCGACGGCGTCGACGGCATCGCGAGCGGGCTCTCGAGCTACTCGAGCGGCGTGGCGCAGTACACGCAGGGCGTCGACGGCATCGCCGGCGGGCTCTCCGACCTCGCGCAGCAGACCGCCACGCTCGGCGAGTTCGGAACCGGTGTCGTCGGCTACACGGCCGGCGTCACCGACCTCTCCGACAACTACGCGGCGCTCGAGCCGGGGCTGCTCGGACTCATCGACCAGAACGTCAAGGCAGCGACGGGCGGAACGGCCAACTGCACAGCCGACCCGCGGCCCGAGGCTCTCAAGCAGATCTGCAAGCTGAGGGACGGCGTCGTCGGCATCGGCGAGGGCGCGGAGGCGCTCTCGGCTTCTGGCGCGCAGCTCGCCCAGGGCGGGGCCGGGATGCCGGCGCTCCAGACCGGGATCGCCCAGCTCTCCGCAGGCGCGACGAAGCTCGCCGAAGGATCGGCAGGCGTGTCGGGCGGCGCCGCTCAGCTCGCCTCTGGCGCGCAGCAGCTCTCGGCGGGATCCGCAGGGCTCAGCGACGGTGCGACCGGACTCGCGTCCGGCATCGGCCAGCTCGCGGGCGGTCTCGACCAGCTCGCGACGGGCGCCGACGGCGCGGCGACGGGCGCGACGAAGCTCGCGACCGGGGCCGACTCGCTCGCCGACGGCCTCGCGTCGGGGGCGAAGGAGGCGCAGAAGCTCGGCGACATCGACGCCGAGAAGACGGCCGACGTCGTGGCCGAGCCCGTGAGCGTCGACACGTCGCGTGAGAACGAGATCGGCTCGACGAGCGAGGTCATCGGCATGCTCTTCGTGCCGATCGGGCTCTGGCTCGGTGCGATGGCGCTCTTCCTCGTCTTCCGGCCGTTCGGCCGAGAGGCACTGCGCAGCACCGCCTCGACCGGTGGACTGGTCTGGCGTGCACTCGCACGCGCCGGCCTCATCGCCCTCGCCCAGGCCGTCGCAGTGGTGCTGCTGCTGCACGCCGGCATGGGCGTCTCGTGGAGCCTGCTGCCGCAGACGCTCGCGTTCTCCGCCCTGCTCGCCCTCGCGTTCACGGCCCTGCACGCGTTCTTCACGGCGTGGCTCGGCCGGGCCGGACTGCTCGTCTCGCTCGTGCTCGTGGCGCTGCAGCTCACCTCGACGGGCGGGCTCGTGCCGATCGAGGTGTTGAGCGGGCCCTACCAGGCGATCAGCCCGTTCCTGCCGCTCACCTGGGCGGTGCAGGGCATGCAGGCCATCGTGTCGGGCGCGGGCGGGGGAGCGGTCGCGGGCGCAGCCGGCGTGATCGCCCTCTTCGGGGTCATCGGCGTGGTCGGCACTGCGATCGTGGTCGGCCGGCGCCGAGGCATCCGCTCGATCGGATTCGCCGCCGCCGCGCTCGGCTGA
- a CDS encoding RidA family protein → MDIQRLQPAGLVVSPAFSHVAIVPPGATTVYLGGQNGVDESGAVVSGDIAEQAVRTMDNASVALAAAGASLADVVQWTVLFVEGADLRAAYGAIAPRLATGGAPPLVTAATVAGLGVPGALIEVSAIAALPASSVE, encoded by the coding sequence ATGGACATCCAACGCCTTCAACCCGCAGGGCTCGTCGTCAGCCCGGCCTTCAGCCACGTCGCGATCGTGCCGCCCGGTGCGACGACCGTCTATCTCGGCGGCCAGAACGGCGTCGACGAGTCGGGGGCGGTCGTCTCGGGCGACATCGCCGAGCAGGCGGTGCGCACGATGGACAATGCGAGCGTCGCACTCGCCGCGGCGGGTGCGTCGCTCGCCGACGTCGTGCAGTGGACCGTGCTCTTCGTCGAGGGCGCCGACCTGCGCGCCGCCTACGGCGCGATCGCACCGCGCCTCGCGACGGGTGGCGCACCGCCGCTCGTGACCGCGGCGACGGTCGCAGGACTCGGCGTGCCGGGCGCCCTCATCGAGGTGAGCGCGATCGCGGCACTGCCCGCATCGTCGGTCGAGTAG